The Sus scrofa isolate TJ Tabasco breed Duroc chromosome 6, Sscrofa11.1, whole genome shotgun sequence region GTGTGTGCTGCCCCACTTAGAGCCTGCCTTGCCTTTGTGAAGTAGATGTGGTTGTTGTTATCCCCTCTTGCAAGGGAGGAAACTGATGCAGGGAGCATTTAAAATAAGTAATCgaggagttgtggctcagtgataatgaatccgactagtatctatgaggttgcaggttcaatcccgggcctcgctcagtgggtggaggatccggcgttgcagtgacctgtggtgtaggttgcagatgcagctctgatctggcattgctgtggctgtgctgtaggccgacagctgcagctccaatccgacccttaacctgggagcctccatatgccacaggtgcagccctaaaaaggccaaaacataaagtaaaattaaaaggtaGTCGCAGGTCACTCAGCAGTGAAGTTTAAAGCCAGGCAGTTGACTCCAAAGCCCTGACCACTCCTCCAGACGCCACTTTTGTGCTCATTTGTTAGTGATGCACTTAACACTGCCTTGctgggtggttgtgaggattaactgTGCACGTCTGCACAGCAAGAAAGTAGGGTCAGGGAGGTAAAGGCACAGCCAGGGAGCCGTGCACTCAGGATTAGAGCCCCGGCATGTCCAGCTCCCAAACCCTGGGCCAAAGCAGTGCACAGCACCTGTCGAGGCCGAGGGGCCCGGAGACGCCACCACCACTGTGTCTTTGTTCCGCTTCCTAGGTACCAGTTCAACCCAGCTTTCTTCCAGACCACTGTCACCGCCCAGATCCTGCTGAAGGCCCTCACCAACCTGCCCCACACCGACTTCACGCTGTGCAAGTGCATGATCGACCAGGCGCACGTATCCTTCCTGCTCCCTGGGCCGGGTGGGTGAATTCACGGAGCAGCGGTCTGAGCCGAGCAGCAGACACTGAGTACCCAGCACGGGCTTGGCACCATGTCTGGGCTGAGAAAGGCTCGCTCCTTGACCCTGCTCTGCATGGTGTGTTGTGGGAGGGCCTGCTTTCGGAGAGATTGTTTGCCTGCCCCAGGGGTCTGTTCTGGTGGCTTAAAAAAGGCACATGGTCCACTGTTCAAAGTCCAACAAAATGTGCAGTGAAACAAATCAAGGCCTCCTCCCGCCCCATCCCACAGTCCCCCGCTCTTCTCCAGGAAGGCAGTGGTAGTTTATAGTCCTGGGGGCCTTTCCACAGAGGCTCTCAGGATGCATAAGTGCAGCTGTGTGTGTTTATACCCTCATGGTCCTCCCCACCCAAACGGGCCAGTATGCACATCAttctgcatcttgcttttttcctcttctttcgttttttctttctctgtttttctctttctttctctttctgggatctcagttcccagacaagggattgaacccggctgcagcagtgaaggtgccgaatcctaaccactagaccaccagggaactccttacatcttgctttcttcctctcaCAGTGTGTCTCATCACTTTCGCTGTGTCAGTTCTATGAGAGACTCCACTTCAGTGTGTGGTTGGGCCACTGATGCATTAACAGTccccatcagggagttcctgtcgtggctcagcagaagtgaatccgactagcatccatgaggacacgggttcgatccctggtctcgctcagtgggttaaggatctggcattgctgtgagctgtggtgtaggtcacaggctccgctcggatctggcatggctgtggcgtaggctggcggctgcggctccaatttgacccctagcctgtgaacctccatatgctgtgggtgcagccctaaaaagaccaggggaaaaaaaaaagagtccccaCACTGGCTCATTAggactttttttcacttttgccatCACAAGTGGGAGTGAACAAAAGATGGGCGCGGGCAGTCTAGGACTCAGCAGCGGGCTCCTCCCGCCCCAGGGCCTTTTCCCTTAACCCTTCCTTCCAGCAAGAAGAACGGCCCATCCGGCAGATTTTGTACCTGGGAGACCTGCTAGAGACCTGCCACTTCCAGGCCTTCTGGGTAACTTCCCTTGGCTCTGGGGGCAGGGTGGTGACTGGGCCGCGTGGAGCAGGCCGCCGAAGGTGGCGACTGTGCCCGGCGGGTTGGCTGCCTTCGTGGCGTGGGTCCTGTGCCCATGGAATGGTCATGCTCAGCCGGGGCCGGGCTGTCTGCTGTGCCGCAGAGCTCAAGCGACACACACACCCTTCCAGCAAAGGCCCTCGTCCTCTAAACACTCTTCCTCTTTTGCTTGCTCTaacccagcctggcccagccgTCCATCTCTGCAGCTTCCCAGGTAGCCTCTCAGCCTCTCCCCTCTACTCGGATTcatctccctccccagctcccagcccccagccctgtgtTTGTACTTCCGCCCCCCTTTTGTGGCATCAGCACCCGCCCCCCAGCAGTGCTCATTCATCTTGTCATGAAGAATGTAGCTCACTGGCCCTCTTCCCGCTGTTTTCATTCTTAGGTGCTTGCAAAGGCAGGCAGATCCGTGATTCTTCCACCACCCTGTCCCCCCAGTTTCTGGAACTTTTCTCCTCTCTGTGCCTTCAGCCTCTCACTGGTAGTCACACCCTAGACCACTGGTTCTCAGCACTTTGGACCCCTGAGGAGTTAAACAAAtactggaagttcccgttgtggctcagtggtaatgagcccgactagtatccgtgaagacgcaggttcgatccctggcctcgccccgttagttgaggatctggtgatgctgtggctgtggcgtgggctggcagctatagctctgtttccacccctaacctgggaacttgcacatgcctccagtgcggccctaaaaagcagaaaaaaaacaaacacattatgATACTTGGCTCCTGCCTCCCTGGAATCCGATATAAGTGGTCTGGGTGCAGTCTAGACTTAGGGCTTTTACAGTTATTCCTGATGATTCCGATGCCCAGCTAAGGCTGGGAGCCAGTGGCCTGTCCTTGTCTTCACCAGTGTTcgcttcctcctcctccgtcCGTGAATGTCACCTCCACCCTCTGACCACGTCCTCGATTCCCAGCTCGCCCCCCTGAGGTCCCCGACCCGACACCTTTGGGCCTGACCAGCAGCCCTGGCCCTCATCCGGCTTCCTCCTCCGGCACAAATGCGCGCTCCTCCCCTTCCACACCTGGATCTGCGAGGATGCGCAAGGCCAGAGAAGAACCCCTCCGGGGCCGGCCACCACCCAGACACGGTCTTCAGCCCCTGCTCGTCCAGGGCCTTGCGCCCTCCCTGCTCTGCTGGATAGCCCTGCTCAGCTTCTCACCACCTCTGCTTGTCCTATGGCCCCTCCTTTCCTGGGAAGGTAGAAGCAGCCAGAGCAGGACTTCCCGCCCCCAGCCTGACGTCTGTGGGCAGCCAACCCAGCACTTTGCTGTTTTCATGGCTGAATTGTCCCTGCTCCTGTCACAGGCCCCCCTTCTCCAGGGCTCCAGTCCCCTTCCTCTCGCCTGCTGGGCATCCCACCGTGGCTCTCCCGGCTCCTCCATAGAGCAAACTTGGCCTTCCCACGTGGTTTCCATCACCACAGGAGACGTCCACCCTGCACTTCATTTCAGCTGAAAAAGAGAACTCTCTGTCAACCTCCACACCCCACCAGCTCTGCCTCTCATTCCAGCCACGCTCCTGTTTGCTCGGGGCTTTCTTGATTTTAAAGCTGGAAGTCTCACATCCTAGGAAACCCCGTCTAGGGTGAATGGGGACTCTGTCAGCCCACCCTGGGACAGCTAGCCTGCCCTCAGCCTCCCCTGGTCCCCTGGTCACTGGAAGCCCCTCCATTCAGGTTTCTGTGGCCAACCCTCTGCCCCCGGCCTCCAGCCCACACACACTCCATGGACCCACTCTTGTCCAGATCTGCAGTGACGTCCCCACTGCTGGATCCAGtaggaagttctcaggccccGTCTCACCTGCCCCTCCAGCCCCGCCTGATGGGGCATCACGCGCCGCTCCCTCACACCCGCTCAGCTTGGCTCCAGGACAGCCGCTCCTTCCCACCGTCCTCCTGGGTTCCTCATTTCCATCACTCGTTTTGGGGAGCCCTTGCTGGGGAGGGGACATTTGAGCAGAAGCCTGAAAGGTGGGGGTGTGAGCCGCAGGGGAGGAAAGTTCCAGAACCAGCCAGCATGGAGGCCTTGAGTGGGTGGGGGCCTGGCATGTCTGAGGGGCAGTGAGGAGCCCCATGGCTGGAGTGAGGGGCAAGTGGGCAGGGGCGACAGGCAGGTCCTGCGGGGCTTCGTGGGTCGTGGGGGACACTTGACGTTTGAGTGAGATGGGAACCAAGTCGACGGAGTTGAGTGCAGGAAGCGATTCCGTCTCCACATCCTCTGTCGGGACTGGTGTCCGCCTGGCCCGTGCACACCCCAGCTCTCTGATTACAGGCACATCACTTAGCTGCTGTGAGCTTTGGTCTCCTTGTCTCTAAAATGGTGAACAAAATCAGCCACACTTACATCACGAGGTTGCACACGGAAGGGCTGGCATGTGGGTGGAGGCTCGAGTGCTCGCCTCTGTCGCTGGTGGTGGTCTTAGCGTTCTTGGCATTACCGACGTTAACGTTTTGGACATTGTCGCTCCCCTCACAGCAAGCCCTGGATGAAAACATGGACCTCCTGGAAGGTATAACTGGCTTTGAAGACTCCGTCCGCAAATGTAAGCCCCTCTCTGAGCTTGGACTCCCTGAGGGGCGGGAGTGGCCACAGGGCCGCCCTGCAGCATCTTTGTCCCTCCTTTCTGCAGTTATCTGCCATGTCGTTGGCATCACTTATCAGCACATCGATCGCTGGCTGCTGGCCGAGATGCTCGGGGATCTGACAGGTAAGGCCCTCTGGGTCCCCAGTACCATTCTAGGAGGTCAGGGGGGTCGGGGCCATGGGCCTCAGTGGCTCCTCAGGCGGACCCACCTCTGCCTCACCAGGTGAAGGCCCAGCCTAGGGAGGGACTAAGGGATTCACATAAAGCGTCTCCTTCCTTGGCAGAGATCCTTTGGCATTTGTTGGTTTATTCTGCATAAACTAATGGAATGCCCACTCTGTGCCAGCTACGGCCCTAGGGGCACAGCAATGAATAACAGTGAACGGCTCAGAGTCTCTCTTGTGGACGTGGTGAAACAGCTGACAGATGAGGCTGAACATCTCTGGTGGGGATCCGTGCGTGACAGCCCCTGGGGGGGAACACAGAGGTGAGGCAGTGCAGCGTCCGAACAGTTACCTTGGCCGGCGGAGTGAAGCGGGCAGCGTGGGGCAGAGCGAATGTGAGGATCACAGGCCCACAGAGCTGCCCGGGAGCCCTTGACTGGAGCCCGGTGAGCGAGGGGCAGAGCCGGGGGCAGAGGTGCCGGGAAGGCCAGGTACCCGGGGCTCCTGAGGACTGCGTCTCAGTGAGGACTCACTCCCGAGTGAGGTCTAAGCAGGGAGGGACATCATCGGATTTACGTTTCTAAATGATCTCTCtaaaaaggaagtaaagaaaaaaacgCGTGTGAGTATATTTGCTTGTGCTGCCAAAAGAAACACAGGAAGGAAAATGCAAAGCTATGGAAAGTGGTTACTCCTTGTGGAGTGGGGGGTGAGAACAGGGAGGAGAGGGCGGGGCTTCCTCTGAGGACCTTCTCCGATAGTCCTGCCTTTTGAGCCAGGTGGGCTTTTTGTAGGATGTTATTTGTTTTCAGTggaagctaacatttattggacACTCTGTCAGGCACTATACTAAGTGCTGTGAGATGTTTACGTTTCCTTAAGgtgttttctgtatttaaaagagaaattaggagttcccgttgtggcgcagtggttaacgaatccgactaggaaccatgaggttgcgggtttggtccctgcccttgctcagtgggtaaaccacccggcattgccgtgagctgtggtgtgggtcgcagacatggctcgcatcctgcgttgctgtggctctggcgtaggccagtagctgtggctccgattcgacccctagcctgggaacctccatatgccgcgggagcggccctagaaaaggcaaaaagacaaaaagataaataaataaatgagacattaGATTAAAAGAGGATGAAACATCCCTTAGAATTGAATGTGAAGAGAAGCAGATGAATCTATCAAATTGATCACGGTCACGCAGAAAAGAATCATTTCAAGTCATAAAACACCTTCTTGGCCATGCATCCTTGCTAGCATGTTTTCTAAGGGCGAAGAAGAACCGCAAAGGAATTCTTGAACCTGAGGCCGTAGGCTTATTGTTGGCAGTGATGGTGGCGTCCTCATTTGGGAGCCATCCACGCAGGCTGCGGGGAGGCAGAGTAAGTACACAGACGTTACTAGGAGCTGAGCTTTGCCCCGGGAGAGAGCAGAGCagtaaatggaaaatgaaagcGTCTAAGATGAAAGCCCTGTCATGGGAGGGATGAGAAGGCTAAAggctccctctggctgctgttTGGAGAATGAACTAGAGAAGCAGCCAGCTGGTCGCGGGAGATCAGGTCGGCTGTGGCCACGGTCCAGGCAGGAGATGTTGGTGGCTTCTGGAGAAGGAGGGCGCCCCGGCCCTTGGCTCGCAGGCCCCCCAGTACTGCAGGATCACAGTGCCCACATCTGCACCGCCTGTGTCCCCTGCAGATGGCCAGCTGAAGGTGTGGATGAGCAAGTACGGCTGGAGCGCCGACGAGTCGGGCCAGATCTTCATCTGTAGCCAGGAGGAGAGCATTAAGCCCAAGAACATCGTGGAGAAGATCGACTT contains the following coding sequences:
- the EIF3K gene encoding eukaryotic translation initiation factor 3 subunit K isoform X1 — its product is MAMFEQMRANVGKLLKGIDRYNPENLATLERYVETQAKENAYDLEANLAVLKLYQFNPAFFQTTVTAQILLKALTNLPHTDFTLCKCMIDQAHQEERPIRQILYLGDLLETCHFQAFWQALDENMDLLEGITGFEDSVRKCKPLSELGLPEGREWPQGRPAASLSLLSAVICHVVGITYQHIDRWLLAEMLGDLTDGQLKVWMSKYGWSADESGQIFICSQEESIKPKNIVEKIDFDSVSSIMASSQ
- the EIF3K gene encoding eukaryotic translation initiation factor 3 subunit K isoform X2, yielding MAMFEQMRANVGKLLKGIDRYNPENLATLERYVETQAKENAYDLEANLAVLKLYQFNPAFFQTTVTAQILLKALTNLPHTDFTLCKCMIDQAHQEERPIRQILYLGDLLETCHFQAFWQALDENMDLLEGITGFEDSVRKFICHVVGITYQHIDRWLLAEMLGDLTDGQLKVWMSKYGWSADESGQIFICSQEESIKPKNIVEKIDFDSVSSIMASSQ